In Streptomyces sp. NBC_00433, a single genomic region encodes these proteins:
- a CDS encoding 3-isopropylmalate dehydrogenase: MSRSLSLAVIPGDGIGQEVVAEGLKVLSAVLPQDVKLETREFDFGAKRYHATGQTLTDEDLDRLKEHDAILLGAIGDPSVPSGVLERGFLLKLRFAFDHHVNLRPSKLFPGVGTPLAGSPEIDFVVVREGTEGPYTGNGGSIRTGTPQEVATEVSLNTAFGIERVVRDAYARAQARPRKKLTLVHKNNVLVHAGHLWTRVFEAVGREFPDVSTDYLHVDAATIFLVTQPERFDVIVTDNLFGDIITDLAAAVSGGIGVAASGNINPGREFPSMFEPVHGSAPDIAGQSKADPTATVLSVALLLRHLGYDAEADRIDSAVQADLAERADRPARSTVEIGDALAARVAG; encoded by the coding sequence ATGTCTCGAAGCCTCAGCCTCGCAGTGATCCCCGGTGACGGAATCGGCCAGGAAGTCGTCGCGGAGGGTCTCAAGGTCCTCTCCGCCGTGCTTCCGCAGGACGTCAAGCTGGAGACCCGGGAATTCGACTTCGGCGCGAAGCGCTACCACGCCACCGGCCAGACCCTCACCGACGAGGACCTCGACCGGCTCAAGGAGCACGACGCGATCCTGCTGGGCGCCATCGGCGACCCCTCGGTGCCGTCCGGTGTGCTGGAGCGCGGCTTCCTGCTCAAGCTGCGCTTCGCCTTCGACCACCATGTGAACCTGCGTCCCAGCAAGCTCTTCCCCGGTGTCGGCACCCCGCTCGCGGGCAGCCCGGAGATCGACTTCGTGGTCGTCCGCGAGGGCACCGAGGGCCCCTACACCGGCAACGGCGGCTCGATCAGGACCGGCACCCCGCAGGAGGTCGCCACCGAGGTCAGCCTCAACACCGCCTTCGGCATCGAGCGGGTCGTGCGCGACGCCTACGCCCGCGCGCAGGCCCGCCCGCGCAAGAAGCTGACCCTGGTGCACAAGAACAACGTGCTGGTGCACGCCGGCCACCTGTGGACCCGGGTCTTCGAGGCGGTCGGCCGGGAATTCCCCGACGTCAGCACCGACTACCTGCACGTCGACGCGGCGACCATCTTCCTGGTCACCCAGCCCGAGCGCTTCGACGTGATCGTCACCGACAACCTCTTCGGCGACATCATCACCGACCTCGCCGCTGCCGTCTCCGGCGGCATCGGCGTCGCGGCCAGCGGCAACATCAACCCGGGCCGCGAATTCCCGTCGATGTTCGAGCCGGTCCACGGCTCCGCCCCGGACATCGCCGGCCAGTCCAAGGCCGACCCGACCGCGACCGTGCTGAGCGTGGCGCTGCTGCTGCGGCACCTCGGCTACGACGCCGAGGCCGACCGTATCGACAGCGCCGTGCAGGCCGACCTCGCCGAGCGCGCGGACCGGCCCGCGCGGTCCACCGTCGAGATCGGCGACGCCCTGGCCGCCAGGGTCGCCGGCTGA
- the ilvN gene encoding acetolactate synthase small subunit yields MSKHTLSVLVENKPGVLARITALFSRRGFNIDSLAVGTTEHPEISRITIVVNVIDELPLEQVTKQLNKLVNVLKIVELDPASAVARELVLVKVRADNESRSQIVEIVQLFRAKTVDVSPEAVTIEATGAADKLEAMLKMLEPFGIKELVQSGTIAIGRGARSITDRSLRALDRSA; encoded by the coding sequence ATGTCCAAGCACACGCTCTCCGTCCTGGTGGAGAACAAGCCCGGCGTCCTGGCCAGGATCACCGCGCTGTTCTCCCGCCGCGGCTTCAACATCGACTCCCTCGCGGTGGGCACCACCGAGCACCCGGAGATCTCCCGGATCACCATCGTCGTCAACGTCATCGACGAACTGCCGCTCGAACAGGTGACGAAGCAGCTCAACAAGCTGGTCAACGTGCTGAAGATCGTCGAACTCGACCCCGCGTCGGCCGTCGCACGCGAACTCGTCCTGGTGAAGGTGCGCGCCGACAACGAGTCGCGCTCGCAGATCGTGGAGATCGTCCAGCTCTTCCGGGCCAAGACGGTGGACGTCTCCCCGGAGGCCGTCACGATCGAGGCCACCGGCGCCGCCGACAAGCTGGAGGCCATGCTCAAGATGCTGGAGCCGTTCGGCATCAAGGAACTGGTCCAGTCCGGCACCATCGCGATCGGCCGCGGTGCCCGCTCCATCACCGACCGCTCGCTGCGGGCGCTGGACCGATCCGCATAG
- the serA gene encoding phosphoglycerate dehydrogenase: MSQKPVVLIAEELSPATVDALGPDFEIRHCNGADRAELLSAITDVEAILIRSATKVDAEAVAAAGKLRVVARAGVGLDNVDVAAATKAGVMVVNAPTSNIVTAAELACGLLIATARNIAPANSALKNGEWKRNKYTGVELSEKVLGVVGLGRIGVLVAQRMSAFGMNIVAYDPYVQPARAAQMGVKLLTLDELLEQSDFITVHLPKTPETLGLIGDEALHKVKPSVRIVNAARGGIVDEEALASALKEGRVAGAGLDVYAKEPCTDSPLFQFDNVVATPHLGASTDEAQEKAGIAVARSVRLALAGELVPDAVNVQGGVIAEDVKPALPLAEKLGRIFTALAGEVAARLDVEVCGEVTQHDVKILELSALKGVFEDIVDETVSYVNAPLFAQERGVEVRLTTSSESPNHRNVVTVRGTLSDGTEVSVSGTLAGPKHVQKVVAVGEEDVDLVLADHMAFLRYTDRPGVVGTIGRILGEVDVNIAGMQVARAAAGGDALVALTVDSSIPAGVLTDIADEIGATSARAVNLTD, from the coding sequence GTGAGCCAGAAGCCTGTCGTACTCATCGCAGAAGAGCTGTCGCCCGCGACCGTGGACGCGCTCGGCCCGGACTTCGAGATCCGGCACTGCAATGGCGCGGACCGAGCCGAACTGCTGTCCGCCATCACCGACGTGGAAGCCATCCTGATCCGCAGCGCCACCAAGGTCGACGCGGAGGCCGTCGCCGCCGCGGGGAAGCTGCGCGTCGTCGCCCGTGCCGGTGTCGGGCTGGACAATGTCGACGTCGCCGCCGCCACCAAGGCCGGCGTCATGGTCGTCAACGCGCCGACCTCCAACATCGTCACCGCCGCCGAGCTGGCCTGCGGCCTGCTGATCGCCACCGCCCGCAATATCGCGCCCGCCAACTCGGCGCTGAAGAACGGCGAGTGGAAGCGCAACAAGTACACCGGCGTCGAGCTGAGCGAGAAGGTCCTCGGCGTGGTGGGCCTGGGCCGCATCGGCGTCCTGGTGGCCCAGCGGATGTCCGCCTTCGGGATGAACATCGTCGCGTACGACCCCTACGTCCAGCCCGCGCGCGCCGCCCAGATGGGCGTCAAGCTGCTGACCCTGGACGAGTTGCTCGAGCAGTCCGACTTCATCACCGTCCACCTGCCCAAGACCCCCGAGACGCTGGGCCTGATCGGCGACGAGGCGCTGCACAAGGTCAAGCCCTCGGTGCGGATCGTCAACGCCGCCCGCGGCGGGATCGTGGACGAGGAGGCGCTCGCCTCGGCGCTCAAGGAGGGCCGGGTGGCCGGCGCGGGCCTCGACGTCTACGCCAAGGAGCCCTGCACCGACTCGCCGCTCTTCCAGTTCGACAACGTCGTGGCGACCCCGCACCTGGGCGCGTCCACCGACGAGGCGCAGGAGAAGGCCGGTATCGCGGTCGCCAGGTCGGTCCGCCTCGCGCTGGCCGGCGAGCTGGTCCCCGACGCGGTCAACGTCCAGGGCGGTGTCATCGCCGAGGACGTCAAGCCCGCGCTGCCGCTCGCCGAGAAGCTCGGCCGGATCTTCACCGCACTGGCCGGCGAGGTCGCCGCCCGCCTCGACGTCGAGGTCTGCGGCGAGGTCACCCAGCACGACGTGAAGATCCTCGAACTGAGCGCGCTCAAGGGCGTCTTCGAGGACATCGTGGACGAGACGGTGTCGTATGTGAACGCGCCGCTGTTCGCCCAGGAGCGCGGTGTCGAGGTCCGGCTGACCACCAGTTCGGAGTCGCCCAACCACCGCAATGTGGTGACCGTGCGCGGCACGCTGTCCGACGGCACCGAGGTGTCGGTCTCGGGCACGCTGGCCGGCCCCAAGCACGTCCAGAAGGTCGTCGCCGTCGGCGAGGAGGACGTGGACCTGGTGCTCGCCGACCACATGGCCTTCCTGCGCTACACCGACCGCCCCGGTGTCGTCGGCACCATCGGCCGGATCCTCGGCGAGGTCGACGTCAACATCGCCGGCATGCAGGTCGCCAGGGCCGCCGCGGGCGGCGACGCCCTGGTCGCCCTCACCGTCGACTCCAGCATCCCGGCGGGCGTGCTGACCGACATCGCCGACGAGATCGGCGCCACTTCGGCCCGTGCGGTCAACCTGACGGACTGA
- the cimA gene encoding citramalate synthase yields the protein MTAEPDDSFHVFDTTLRDGAQREGINLTVADKLTIARHLDDFGVGFIEGGWPGANPRDTEFFARAAMELDLKTATLVAFGATRRAGGKAAHDPQVKALLDSDAPVITLVAKSHDRHVELALRTTLEENLAMVADTVSYLVAQGRRVFVDCEHFFDGYKANAAYATQVVRAAHEAGASVVVLCDTNGGMLPAQVQAVTGLVLADTGARLGIHAQDDTGCAVANTLAAVDAGATHVQCTANGYGERVGNSNLFPVVAALELKHGRRVLPEGALGEMTRISHAIAEVVNLPPSTHQPYVGVSAFAHKAGLHASAIKVDPDLYQHIDPEMVGNTMRMLVSDMAGRASIELKGRELGIDLGEDRDLVGRVVARVKERELKGYTYEAADASFALLLRAEINGSPQRYFRTESWRVITEDRPDGTHANEATVKMWAKGERIVATAEGNGPVNALDRALLSALERIYPKLAEFALVDYKVRILEGTSGTDSTTRVLITTTDGEAEWSTVGVADNVIAASWQALDDAYAYGLMRAGLEPQE from the coding sequence ATGACCGCCGAACCGGACGACAGCTTCCATGTCTTCGACACCACGCTGCGCGACGGCGCCCAGCGTGAGGGGATCAACCTCACCGTCGCCGACAAGCTGACGATCGCCCGGCACCTGGACGACTTCGGGGTGGGATTCATCGAGGGCGGCTGGCCGGGAGCCAACCCCCGCGACACCGAGTTCTTCGCCCGCGCCGCCATGGAGCTGGACCTCAAGACCGCCACCCTCGTCGCGTTCGGCGCGACCCGCAGGGCGGGCGGCAAGGCCGCCCACGACCCCCAGGTCAAGGCGCTGCTCGACTCGGACGCCCCGGTGATCACCCTGGTCGCCAAGTCGCACGACCGCCATGTCGAACTGGCGCTGCGCACCACGCTGGAGGAGAACCTGGCGATGGTCGCCGACACCGTCTCCTACCTGGTCGCCCAGGGACGCCGGGTGTTCGTGGACTGCGAGCACTTCTTCGACGGCTACAAGGCCAACGCCGCCTACGCCACCCAGGTCGTACGGGCCGCGCACGAGGCCGGCGCCTCGGTCGTGGTGCTGTGCGACACCAACGGCGGGATGCTGCCCGCCCAGGTGCAGGCCGTCACCGGCCTGGTGCTCGCCGACACCGGGGCCAGGCTCGGCATCCACGCCCAGGACGACACCGGTTGCGCGGTCGCCAACACCCTGGCCGCGGTGGACGCCGGCGCCACGCACGTGCAGTGCACCGCCAACGGCTACGGCGAGCGCGTCGGCAATTCCAACCTCTTCCCGGTGGTCGCCGCGCTGGAGCTCAAGCACGGCCGCCGGGTGCTGCCCGAGGGCGCGCTCGGCGAGATGACCCGGATCTCGCACGCCATCGCCGAGGTCGTCAACCTGCCGCCGTCGACCCACCAACCCTATGTGGGGGTTTCCGCCTTCGCGCACAAGGCGGGGCTGCACGCGTCGGCGATCAAGGTGGACCCCGACCTCTACCAGCACATCGACCCCGAGATGGTCGGCAACACCATGCGGATGCTGGTCTCCGACATGGCCGGCCGCGCCTCGATCGAGCTCAAGGGCCGGGAGCTGGGCATCGACCTCGGCGAGGACCGCGACCTGGTGGGCCGGGTGGTCGCGCGGGTCAAGGAGCGCGAGCTGAAGGGCTATACGTACGAGGCCGCCGACGCGTCGTTCGCGCTGCTGCTGCGGGCCGAGATCAACGGCAGCCCGCAGCGCTACTTCCGCACCGAGTCCTGGCGGGTCATCACCGAGGACCGCCCGGACGGCACGCACGCCAACGAGGCGACGGTGAAGATGTGGGCCAAGGGCGAGCGGATCGTCGCCACCGCCGAGGGCAACGGCCCGGTCAACGCGCTGGACCGGGCGCTGCTCAGCGCGCTGGAGCGGATCTACCCCAAGCTCGCCGAATTCGCCCTGGTCGACTACAAGGTCCGCATCCTGGAGGGCACGTCGGGCACCGACTCGACGACCCGGGTGCTGATCACCACGACCGACGGCGAGGCCGAGTGGTCCACGGTCGGCGTCGCGGACAACGTGATCGCCGCGTCCTGGCAGGCACTTGACGACGCCTACGCCTACGGCCTGATGCGCGCGGGTCTGGAGCCGCAGGAGTAG
- the ilvC gene encoding ketol-acid reductoisomerase: protein MAELFYDDDADLSIIQGRKVAVIGYGSQGHAHALSLRDSGVDVRVGLHEGSKSKTVAEEQGLRVLPVAEAAAEADVIMILVPDPIQARVYEESVKDNLKDGDALFFGHGLNIRFGFIKPPAGVDVCMVAPKGPGHLVRRQYEEGRGVPCIAAVEQDATGKGFALALSYAKGIGGTRAGVIKTTFTEETETDLFGEQAVLCGGTTALVKAGFETLVEAGYQPEIAYFECLHELKLIVDLMYEGGLEKMRWSVSETAEWGDYVTGPRIITDATKAEMKKILGEIQDGTFANAWIAEYNAGLPKYNEYKKADENHLLETTGRKLRKLMSWVDEEA, encoded by the coding sequence GTGGCCGAGCTGTTCTACGACGACGACGCCGACCTGTCCATCATCCAGGGCCGCAAGGTCGCGGTCATCGGCTACGGCAGCCAGGGCCACGCCCACGCGCTGTCGCTGCGCGACTCGGGCGTGGACGTGCGGGTCGGCCTGCACGAGGGCTCCAAGTCCAAGACGGTGGCCGAGGAGCAGGGCCTGCGCGTGCTGCCGGTCGCCGAGGCGGCCGCCGAGGCCGACGTCATCATGATCCTGGTCCCGGACCCGATCCAGGCCCGCGTCTACGAGGAGTCCGTCAAGGACAACCTCAAGGACGGCGACGCCCTCTTCTTCGGCCACGGCCTGAACATCCGCTTCGGCTTCATCAAGCCGCCGGCCGGCGTCGACGTGTGCATGGTCGCCCCCAAGGGGCCGGGCCACCTGGTCCGCCGTCAGTACGAGGAGGGCCGCGGCGTCCCGTGCATCGCGGCCGTCGAGCAGGACGCCACCGGCAAGGGCTTCGCGCTCGCGCTGTCCTACGCCAAGGGCATCGGCGGCACCCGCGCCGGCGTCATCAAGACCACCTTCACCGAGGAGACCGAGACCGACCTCTTCGGCGAGCAGGCGGTCCTCTGCGGCGGTACGACCGCCCTGGTCAAGGCCGGCTTCGAGACGCTGGTCGAGGCCGGCTACCAGCCGGAGATCGCGTACTTCGAGTGCCTGCACGAGCTGAAGCTCATCGTGGACCTGATGTACGAGGGCGGCCTGGAGAAGATGCGCTGGTCGGTCTCCGAGACCGCCGAGTGGGGCGACTACGTCACCGGGCCGCGGATCATCACCGACGCCACCAAGGCCGAGATGAAGAAGATCCTCGGCGAGATCCAGGACGGCACCTTCGCCAACGCCTGGATCGCGGAGTACAACGCGGGCCTGCCGAAGTACAACGAGTACAAGAAGGCCGACGAGAACCACCTGCTGGAGACCACGGGACGCAAGCTCCGCAAGCTGATGAGCTGGGTCGACGAGGAGGCGTAA
- a CDS encoding branched-chain amino acid aminotransferase, whose amino-acid sequence MTTPTIELKPSAHPLSATERDAILAAPGFGRHFTDHMVTIKWTEGRGWHDGQLVPYAPLSIDPANMTLHYAQTIFEGLKAYRQPDGGVATFRPEANAERFRASARRLAMPELPVETFVEACDLLVRQDKGWVPSEGEASLYLRPFMFATEVGLGVRPANEYLFLVIASPAGAYFSGGVQPVSVWLSEEYVRAAPGGTGAAKTGGNYAASLVAQAQAIEHGCDQVVWLDAIERRWIEEMGGMNLYFVYGDRIVTPELTGSLLPGITRDSLLSIASDLGYEVAEGRISVDDWRRQHEDGTLTEVFACGTAAVITPVGSVKSTRASWPVADGAPGRVTMRLRSALLDIQTGHAPDPHGWMHRLGA is encoded by the coding sequence ATGACGACGCCCACGATCGAGCTGAAGCCGTCCGCCCACCCGCTGTCCGCCACCGAGCGGGACGCGATCCTGGCCGCCCCGGGCTTCGGCCGCCACTTCACCGACCACATGGTCACCATCAAGTGGACCGAGGGCCGCGGCTGGCACGACGGCCAGCTCGTCCCGTACGCGCCGCTGTCGATCGACCCGGCCAACATGACGCTGCACTACGCGCAGACCATCTTCGAGGGCCTCAAGGCCTACCGGCAGCCCGACGGCGGCGTCGCGACCTTCAGGCCGGAGGCCAACGCCGAGCGCTTCCGCGCCTCGGCGCGGCGCCTGGCGATGCCCGAGCTGCCCGTGGAGACCTTCGTCGAGGCCTGCGACCTGCTGGTCAGGCAGGACAAGGGCTGGGTGCCCAGCGAGGGCGAGGCGTCGCTCTACCTGCGGCCTTTCATGTTCGCCACCGAGGTCGGCCTCGGGGTCCGCCCGGCCAACGAGTACCTCTTCCTGGTGATCGCCTCCCCGGCCGGCGCCTACTTCTCCGGCGGCGTCCAGCCGGTCTCGGTGTGGCTGTCCGAGGAGTACGTCCGCGCGGCGCCCGGCGGCACCGGCGCGGCCAAGACCGGCGGCAACTACGCCGCCTCCCTCGTCGCCCAGGCCCAGGCCATCGAGCACGGCTGCGACCAGGTGGTCTGGCTCGACGCGATCGAGCGCCGCTGGATCGAGGAGATGGGCGGCATGAACCTGTACTTCGTGTACGGCGACAGAATCGTCACTCCTGAGCTGACCGGCTCCCTGCTGCCCGGCATCACCCGCGACTCGCTGCTCTCCATCGCCTCGGACCTCGGCTACGAGGTCGCCGAGGGACGCATCAGCGTGGACGACTGGCGCCGCCAGCACGAGGACGGCACCCTCACGGAGGTCTTCGCCTGCGGCACCGCCGCGGTCATCACCCCCGTCGGCTCCGTGAAGTCCACCCGCGCCAGCTGGCCGGTGGCCGACGGCGCCCCCGGCCGCGTCACCATGCGCCTGCGCTCCGCCCTCCTCGACATCCAAACCGGCCACGCCCCCGACCCCCACGGTTGGATGCATCGCTTGGGCGCCTAG
- a CDS encoding proline dehydrogenase family protein produces MFGPVLLAASRSDRMRRAVAAAPVTRPVVDRFVAGDALHPALDTVRALTASGLDVTLDHLGEDVTDRATAKATRDAYLRLLETLADDRLGGRAEVSVKLSAFGQALPDGGHDVALANVTEVAELASGIGTTVTLDMEDHTTVDSTLAVLAELRKEHPQTGAVLQSYLFRTEDDARALAVAGSRVRLVKGAYNEPPRVAFQNKRDVDKAYVRALRTLFAGEGYPMVGSHDPRVIAIAQELAARHHRPAGSYEFQMLYGIRTAEQRRLADEGERMRIYVPYGADWYGYFMRRLAERPANLAFFLRSFVPAGR; encoded by the coding sequence GTGTTCGGTCCCGTGTTGCTCGCCGCCTCGCGCAGCGACCGTATGCGCCGCGCGGTCGCCGCCGCGCCCGTCACCCGTCCGGTGGTCGACCGCTTCGTCGCCGGCGACGCGCTGCACCCGGCGCTGGACACGGTCCGCGCGCTCACCGCGAGCGGTCTGGACGTCACCCTGGACCACCTGGGCGAGGACGTCACCGACCGGGCCACCGCGAAGGCCACCAGGGACGCCTACCTGCGGCTGCTTGAGACGCTGGCCGACGACCGGCTCGGCGGCCGCGCCGAGGTCTCGGTCAAGCTGTCCGCCTTCGGCCAGGCGCTGCCCGACGGCGGCCACGACGTGGCGCTGGCCAACGTGACCGAGGTGGCGGAGCTGGCCTCCGGTATCGGCACCACGGTGACCCTCGACATGGAGGACCACACCACCGTCGACTCCACGCTCGCGGTGCTGGCCGAGCTGCGCAAGGAGCACCCGCAGACCGGCGCGGTCCTCCAGTCGTACCTCTTCCGCACCGAGGACGACGCCCGCGCGCTGGCCGTGGCCGGCTCCCGGGTGCGGCTGGTCAAGGGCGCCTACAACGAGCCGCCCCGGGTCGCCTTCCAGAACAAGCGGGACGTGGACAAGGCGTACGTCCGCGCCCTGCGCACGCTCTTCGCCGGCGAGGGCTACCCGATGGTCGGCTCGCACGACCCGCGCGTCATCGCCATCGCCCAGGAGCTGGCCGCCCGCCACCACCGCCCGGCCGGCAGCTACGAATTCCAGATGCTCTACGGCATCCGCACCGCGGAGCAGCGGCGGCTCGCGGACGAAGGGGAGCGGATGCGGATCTACGTCCCCTACGGCGCGGACTGGTACGGCTACTTCATGCGGCGCCTCGCGGAGCGCCCCGCCAACCTCGCCTTCTTCCTGCGCTCCTTCGTTCCCGCCGGCCGCTGA
- a CDS encoding helix-turn-helix domain-containing protein yields the protein MRDNGAVRAEYGDYGDFQDLVDEVSALLGAPATLEDRDFRLIAFGVHDSDDDTAVDPVRTRSILTRQSTPEVRAWFERFGIARATAPVRIPAAPDAGVVRGRLCLPVRHGGFVYGYVWLLDEAEHSPAQLAAAMSAAARIGEQLAAMSRAGAETGRALRILLTATGRTERDTAEDALRFALDRDAEEPHALVCVRAPQGEAPGPLPGLRTIPSAAALARVPERRRGELVALLVRLRSLQVLAPARTAAARLLDAVGAAGVVAGLSASHGSLAELPWAWREATSAARAAQAQPALGPIAKWSNLGPYRLLTALPADAAPDPAVAPLLTADHQELAHTAEVFLDHAGQAGRTATALAIHRQTLYYRLSRIEQLTGLDLADGEARLLLHMALKAARL from the coding sequence ATGAGGGACAATGGCGCTGTGCGTGCTGAGTACGGGGACTACGGCGATTTCCAGGACCTGGTCGACGAGGTGTCGGCGCTGCTCGGCGCCCCCGCGACGTTGGAGGACCGGGACTTCCGGCTGATCGCCTTCGGGGTGCACGACAGCGACGACGACACGGCCGTGGACCCGGTCCGCACCCGCTCCATCCTCACCCGGCAGTCCACCCCTGAGGTGCGCGCCTGGTTCGAGCGCTTCGGCATCGCCCGCGCCACCGCCCCGGTCCGCATCCCCGCCGCCCCCGACGCGGGTGTCGTACGCGGCCGGCTGTGCCTGCCGGTGCGGCACGGCGGGTTCGTCTACGGCTATGTGTGGCTGCTCGACGAGGCCGAGCACTCCCCCGCGCAACTGGCCGCCGCCATGTCGGCCGCCGCCAGGATCGGCGAGCAGCTCGCGGCGATGTCCCGGGCCGGCGCCGAGACGGGGCGGGCGCTGCGGATACTGCTGACCGCGACCGGCAGGACCGAGCGCGACACCGCGGAGGACGCGCTGCGCTTCGCGCTGGACCGGGACGCGGAGGAGCCGCACGCGCTGGTGTGCGTCCGCGCCCCGCAGGGCGAGGCGCCGGGCCCGCTGCCCGGCCTGCGGACCATCCCGTCGGCCGCCGCGCTGGCCCGCGTCCCGGAGCGGCGGCGCGGCGAGCTGGTCGCGCTGCTGGTCAGGCTGCGGTCCCTGCAGGTGCTGGCCCCGGCCCGTACCGCCGCGGCCCGGCTGCTGGACGCGGTCGGCGCCGCGGGGGTGGTCGCCGGGCTCAGCGCGTCCCACGGGTCACTGGCCGAGCTGCCCTGGGCCTGGCGCGAGGCCACCTCGGCGGCCAGGGCCGCGCAGGCCCAGCCGGCGCTCGGCCCGATCGCGAAGTGGTCGAATCTCGGCCCCTACCGCCTGCTGACCGCGCTGCCCGCCGACGCGGCCCCCGACCCCGCGGTCGCCCCGCTGCTCACCGCAGACCACCAGGAGCTGGCACACACCGCGGAGGTCTTCCTCGACCACGCGGGCCAGGCGGGCCGCACCGCGACCGCGCTGGCCATCCACCGGCAGACCCTCTACTACCGGCTGTCCCGCATCGAGCAGCTGACCGGCCTGGACCTGGCGGACGGCGAGGCCAGGCTGCTGCTGCACATGGCGCTCAAGGCGGCCAGGCTCTGA
- the pruA gene encoding L-glutamate gamma-semialdehyde dehydrogenase, with amino-acid sequence MDAVTQVPAPVNEPVHTYAPGSPERARLEAKLKELAGSPVDLPMFIGGEERMGGGERFDVVQPHNHGAVLGTYGNATAQDAQDAIDAALAAAPGWRATAFDDRAAIILRAAELLAGPWRETLVASTMLGQSKTVQQAEIDSPCELVDFWRFNVHFARQILAEQPVANAPGVWNRLDHRPLEGFVYAITPFNFTAIAGNLPTAPALMGNVVVWKPSPTQTHSAVLLMRLLREAGLPDGVINLVTGDGLAVSEAALPHRDLAGIHFTGSTKTFQHLWRTVGENIGHYRSYPRIVGETGGKDFVVAHPSADPAVLKTALTRGSFEYQGQKCSASSRAYIPRSIWDGGFKEEFAAEVDGITMGDVTDLSNFVGALIDERSFAKNKAAIDRAEADPTVEIVAGGTYDDSVGWFVRPTVLVSTDPENEIFRQEYFGPVLGVYVYEDADFEAMLTQMESVSDYALTGSVIARDRVAAAQVAERLRDAAGNFYINDKSTGAVVGQQPFGGARSSGTNDKAGAAQNLQRWTSTRSIKEALLPPTDYRYPHQG; translated from the coding sequence ATGGACGCCGTGACCCAGGTCCCCGCTCCGGTCAACGAGCCGGTGCACACGTACGCCCCGGGCAGCCCCGAGCGGGCCCGGCTGGAAGCCAAGCTCAAGGAGCTGGCCGGCAGCCCCGTCGACCTGCCGATGTTCATCGGCGGCGAGGAGCGCATGGGCGGCGGCGAGCGCTTCGACGTCGTGCAGCCGCACAACCACGGCGCCGTGCTCGGCACCTACGGCAACGCCACCGCCCAGGACGCCCAGGACGCGATCGACGCGGCCCTGGCCGCAGCCCCCGGCTGGCGCGCGACCGCCTTCGACGACCGCGCCGCGATCATCCTGCGCGCCGCGGAGCTGCTGGCGGGGCCCTGGCGCGAGACGCTGGTCGCCTCCACCATGCTCGGCCAGTCCAAGACCGTGCAGCAGGCCGAGATCGACAGCCCCTGCGAGCTGGTCGACTTCTGGCGCTTCAACGTGCACTTCGCCCGGCAGATCCTCGCCGAGCAGCCGGTCGCCAACGCCCCCGGCGTGTGGAACCGGCTCGACCACCGCCCGCTCGAAGGCTTCGTCTACGCCATCACGCCCTTCAACTTCACCGCCATCGCGGGCAACCTGCCGACCGCGCCCGCGCTGATGGGCAACGTGGTGGTCTGGAAGCCGTCGCCGACCCAGACGCACTCCGCCGTGCTGCTCATGCGGCTGCTGCGCGAGGCCGGCCTGCCCGACGGTGTGATCAACCTGGTCACCGGCGACGGCCTGGCCGTCTCCGAGGCCGCGCTGCCGCACCGGGACCTGGCCGGCATCCACTTCACCGGCTCCACCAAGACCTTCCAGCACCTGTGGCGCACGGTCGGCGAGAACATCGGGCACTACCGCTCCTACCCGCGGATCGTCGGCGAGACCGGCGGCAAGGACTTCGTCGTCGCCCACCCCTCGGCCGACCCCGCGGTGCTCAAGACCGCGCTGACCCGCGGCTCCTTCGAATACCAGGGCCAGAAGTGCTCGGCCTCCTCGCGCGCCTACATCCCGCGCTCGATCTGGGACGGCGGCTTCAAGGAGGAATTCGCGGCCGAGGTCGACGGCATCACCATGGGCGACGTCACCGACCTGTCCAACTTCGTCGGCGCCCTGATCGACGAGCGGTCCTTCGCCAAGAACAAGGCGGCCATCGACCGCGCCGAGGCCGACCCGACCGTCGAGATCGTCGCGGGCGGCACGTACGACGACTCGGTCGGCTGGTTCGTCCGCCCGACCGTGCTGGTCTCCACCGACCCGGAGAACGAGATCTTCCGGCAGGAGTACTTCGGCCCGGTGCTGGGCGTGTACGTCTACGAGGACGCCGACTTCGAGGCGATGCTCACGCAGATGGAGTCGGTCTCGGACTACGCGCTGACCGGCTCGGTCATCGCGCGCGACCGGGTCGCGGCCGCCCAGGTGGCCGAGCGGCTGCGCGACGCGGCGGGCAACTTCTACATCAACGACAAGTCCACCGGCGCGGTCGTCGGCCAGCAGCCCTTCGGCGGCGCCCGGTCCTCCGGCACCAACGACAAGGCGGGCGCCGCGCAGAACCTCCAGCGCTGGACCTCCACCCGGTCCATCAAGGAGGCCCTGCTGCCGCCCACCGACTACCGCTACCCCCACCAGGGCTGA